From the Lathyrus oleraceus cultivar Zhongwan6 chromosome 4, CAAS_Psat_ZW6_1.0, whole genome shotgun sequence genome, one window contains:
- the LOC127135857 gene encoding uncharacterized protein LOC127135857, whose amino-acid sequence MATDASVSSIKLMNQDLVKLDRFDGTNYTRWQDKITFLLTALKIQYVLDPDLETIPEPTENDTDEVKKERRKRKEDELLCRGHILNTLSDRLYDLYTNTASTKKIWNALEFKFKAEEEGMKKFLISKYFDFKMLDSKLILAQVHELQVLVNKIKAVKIDIPEAFQVSAIIAKLPPSWKGYRKKFLHSSEDFSLEKLQKHLRIEEETKDQEKN is encoded by the coding sequence ATGGCCACCGACGCTTCTGTTTCAAGCATCAAACTGATGAATCAGGACCTTGTTAAGTTAGATCGTTTCGATGGAACAAACTATACCCGTTGGCAAGACAAAATAACATTTCTCCTGACCGCCCTGAAAATTCAATATGTCTTGGATCCTGATCTGGAGACAATTCCAGAACCAACTGAGAATGACACTGATGAAGTAAAAAAGGAGAGAAGGAAACGAAAAGAAGATGAACTGCTTTGTCGTGGACACATCTTGAACACATTATCTGATCGTCTCTATGATCTCTACACCAATACTGCATCCACAAAGAAAATATGGAACGCACTCGAATTCAAATTCAAGGCCGAAGAAGAAGGTATGAAAAAGTTTTTAATATCTAAATACTTTGATTTTAAGATGTTGGATTCCAAGCTGATTCTTGCACAAGTACATGAGTTACAGGTTCTCGTGAATAAAATAAAAGCCGTGAAAATTGACATTCCTGAAGCATTCCAAGTCAGTGCAATAATAGCAAAATTGCCACCTTCGTGGAAAGGATACAGAAAGAAATTCTTGCATAGTTCTGAGGACTTTTCTTTGGAGAAACTTCAGAAACACCTTCGTATCGAGGAGGAAACGAAGGATCAAGAAAAAAACTGA
- the LOC127135855 gene encoding secreted RxLR effector protein 161-like — translation MDDANPVGTPMECGSKLSKHENGEIVDPTLYKSLVGSLRYLTSTRPDILYVVGVVSRYMEAPTTTHFKAAKRILRYIKGTTNFGLHYYSSNNDEIIGYSDSDWSGDLDDRKNTTGFVFFMRDTAFTWMSKKQLIITLTTCEVEYVGVTSCVCHAIWLRNLLKKLKMP, via the coding sequence ATGGATGATGCTAATCCAGTTGGCACCCCGATGGAATGTGGTAGCAAGTTGAGTAAGCATGAAAATGGAGAGATTGTGGATCCTACTCTTTACAAAAGTTTGGTTGGAAGTCTACGTTACTTGACAAGTACAAGGCCAGATATTCTCTATGTCGTAGGAGTCGTAAGTCGCTACATGGAAGCTCCAACAACAACTCACTTTAAGGCGGCAAAAAGAATCCTTCGATACATCAAAGGTACAACAAACTTTGGCTTGCACTATTACTCTTCTAACAATGATGAGATTATTGGATATAGTGATAGCGATTGGAGTGGAGACTTGGATGATAGAAAGAACACTACTGGTTTTGTGTTTTTTATGAGAGATACTGCTTTCACTTGGATGTCAAAGAAGCAACTTATCATCACACTGACAACTTGTGAAGTTGAGTATGTCGGCGTCACATCATGTGTTTGTCATGCAATTTGGCTAAGGAATTTGTTGAAAAAGTTAAAAATGCCATAA